Proteins encoded in a region of the Streptomyces sp. NBC_00258 genome:
- a CDS encoding MBL fold metallo-hydrolase, with the protein MSGTSPTSEKIPVHVYGGPTTLIEYGGLRFVTDPTFDPPGEYPMPLPGDHKLVKTDPSPITAADLGGIDAVLLSHDTHDDNLDNAGRAFLADVPVVFTTESGAGRLGGNAQGLAFWETAELWRPDGGTVTVTGVPARHGPVGCEPVTGDVVGFMLTSEGLPPVYVSGDNAALEHVKEIAGRFAPVDTAILFLGGARMAFAFDNALLTLDSAQGAEAAQILGARRVVPAHCDSWAHFTEGRNEIEAAFTAAGLADRLDFAR; encoded by the coding sequence ATGTCCGGTACCAGCCCCACCAGCGAAAAGATCCCCGTCCACGTCTACGGCGGCCCGACCACCCTGATCGAGTACGGCGGGCTCAGGTTCGTCACCGACCCCACCTTCGACCCGCCGGGCGAGTACCCCATGCCCCTGCCCGGCGACCACAAGCTCGTCAAAACCGACCCGTCGCCCATCACCGCCGCCGACCTGGGCGGCATCGACGCCGTCCTGCTCTCCCACGACACACACGACGACAACCTCGACAACGCGGGCCGCGCCTTCCTGGCCGATGTCCCCGTCGTCTTCACCACCGAAAGCGGCGCCGGCCGCCTCGGAGGCAACGCGCAGGGGCTGGCCTTCTGGGAGACCGCCGAGCTCTGGCGGCCCGACGGCGGCACCGTGACGGTCACTGGCGTACCCGCGCGGCACGGCCCCGTCGGCTGCGAACCGGTCACCGGCGACGTCGTCGGCTTCATGCTCACCTCCGAAGGCCTGCCTCCGGTCTACGTCAGCGGCGACAACGCCGCGCTGGAGCACGTCAAGGAGATCGCCGGGAGGTTCGCTCCCGTCGACACCGCGATCCTCTTCCTCGGCGGCGCCCGCATGGCCTTCGCTTTCGACAACGCCCTGCTCACCCTCGACAGCGCCCAAGGCGCCGAGGCCGCGCAGATACTCGGCGCCCGCCGGGTCGTCCCCGCCCACTGCGACAGCTGGGCCCACTTCACGGAGGGCCGAAACGAGATCGAGGCCGCGTTCACCGCAGCCGGCCTCGCCGATCGCCTCGACTTCGCCCGATAG
- a CDS encoding winged helix-turn-helix transcriptional regulator: MSGAGRAVPRALERRAAPSLLQGREFLRGPRRFTELRDVLPGISRRTLTSRVRQFEAHDIVIGTA, encoded by the coding sequence GTGAGTGGGGCTGGTCGCGCAGTTCCCCGCGCCCTTGAACGCAGGGCTGCGCCCTCACTCCTTCAGGGGCGCGAGTTCCTGCGCGGCCCGCGCCGTTTCACCGAGCTGCGTGATGTCCTGCCCGGCATCAGCCGCCGCACCCTGACCAGCCGGGTGCGCCAGTTCGAGGCCCACGACATCGTCATCGGCACCGCCTAG
- a CDS encoding acyl-CoA dehydrogenase family protein produces MIAAPEPGLTERELIDRAVALRPALLERQPETERLTRYPKDTHDDFLQAGFYRILQPRRYGGYEFGLPTFYRVVTEIARGCPSTGWALSLTAAHVLQVAAQFEERAQDEIFGDDGEFRAASTVMPVGVARPDGDGHVVLDGTWPYASGSPYSTHYVGQTLRAPEKPGDPPGPLVLFVAPRSVWTLLDDWHGVLGLRGSGSNSIRMEQARIPEYFTREASLLDLPVEGGTPGSKLHGNALYAGRAPSFFHGELAAIMVGTAYAAADEYARIVAERPLILEPDRTRAELHDYQRHLGEALGAIHTAEAALQRNAEDYMETCRRNVSGEAPFTIADDNRLALVFLTAGRMAWDVTQSILFRTAGSRHARDGERMQRYFRDASTYWTHIGPSMAEPLERRVGCDRLGLPSHDIPLIP; encoded by the coding sequence GTGATCGCCGCTCCCGAACCCGGTTTGACCGAACGCGAACTGATCGACCGAGCCGTCGCCCTGCGGCCCGCACTGCTCGAACGCCAGCCGGAGACCGAGCGGTTGACGCGCTATCCGAAAGACACGCACGACGACTTTCTGCAGGCCGGTTTCTACCGGATCCTGCAGCCGCGCCGCTACGGCGGATACGAGTTCGGCCTGCCGACCTTCTACCGCGTGGTCACCGAGATCGCCCGAGGCTGCCCCTCCACGGGCTGGGCGCTCTCCCTCACCGCCGCCCATGTCCTCCAGGTCGCGGCGCAGTTCGAGGAACGGGCACAGGACGAGATCTTCGGTGACGACGGGGAGTTCCGCGCCGCGTCCACCGTCATGCCGGTCGGCGTGGCCCGGCCGGACGGTGACGGGCATGTGGTCCTCGACGGCACCTGGCCGTACGCATCCGGCTCGCCGTACTCCACGCACTACGTCGGCCAGACCCTGCGCGCCCCGGAGAAGCCGGGCGACCCGCCCGGACCGCTGGTGCTGTTCGTCGCGCCGCGCTCCGTGTGGACGCTGCTCGACGACTGGCACGGCGTCCTCGGACTGCGCGGCAGCGGCTCCAACAGCATCCGCATGGAGCAGGCCCGCATCCCCGAGTACTTCACCCGGGAGGCGAGCCTGCTCGACCTGCCGGTGGAGGGCGGTACACCCGGATCGAAGCTGCACGGCAACGCGCTGTACGCGGGCCGCGCCCCCAGCTTCTTCCACGGGGAACTGGCCGCCATCATGGTCGGCACGGCCTACGCGGCCGCCGACGAGTACGCCCGGATCGTCGCCGAGCGGCCGCTGATCCTGGAACCCGACCGCACCCGGGCCGAACTCCACGACTATCAGCGCCACCTGGGCGAGGCGCTCGGTGCGATCCACACCGCCGAGGCGGCACTCCAGCGCAATGCCGAGGACTACATGGAGACCTGCCGTCGCAACGTCTCCGGGGAGGCGCCCTTCACCATCGCCGACGACAACCGTCTCGCGCTGGTCTTCCTCACGGCGGGCCGCATGGCCTGGGACGTCACGCAGAGCATCCTCTTCCGCACGGCGGGTTCCCGCCATGCCCGTGACGGCGAGCGGATGCAGCGCTACTTCCGGGACGCCTCCACATACTGGACGCACATCGGGCCCAGCATGGCCGAGCCGCTCGAGCGACGCGTCGGCTGCGACCGGCTCGGGCTGCCCTCCCACGACATCCCGCTGATTCCGTGA
- a CDS encoding VOC family protein, producing the protein MTVPAFNSVAWFEFGTDQSEKVKEFYGELFDWKYVLNTNTPGVTYHSVMPPGAQQPAGGVWESEGRFPNYAIFYVLVQDVTATVERAGELGAEVVMEPVSDSAGFTLARLRDTAGSHFGVFSAPAP; encoded by the coding sequence ATGACCGTGCCCGCCTTCAACTCGGTCGCCTGGTTCGAGTTCGGCACCGACCAGTCGGAGAAGGTCAAGGAGTTCTACGGTGAGCTCTTCGACTGGAAGTACGTCCTCAACACCAACACCCCGGGCGTCACCTATCACTCGGTGATGCCGCCCGGTGCCCAGCAGCCGGCGGGCGGCGTGTGGGAGTCCGAGGGCAGGTTCCCCAACTACGCGATCTTCTACGTCCTCGTCCAGGACGTCACCGCGACCGTCGAGCGCGCCGGCGAACTGGGCGCCGAGGTGGTCATGGAGCCGGTCTCCGACTCCGCGGGCTTCACCTTGGCCCGGCTGCGGGACACGGCCGGCAGCCACTTCGGCGTCTTCTCCGCACCCGCCCCCTGA
- a CDS encoding SPL family radical SAM protein, with protein MEPVEIEAKTLIQKSKTPSNDYVINPYTGCVLGCAYCFASFAGRQFGRSAKEWGDYLYVKTNAVELARKELAKMPEDKRRGTMLLSSVTDPYQGHETKYRLTRGILRELETVQYPGLVRILTKSPVVTRDIDLLTGLPRAEVGMTVTTADDKVGRWLEVRAPLASRRLRTLTELREAGIPTFAFVGPLLPHFAARPELLDHLLGQLVEAGITEVFMEHINLKRYIRERMDQVLADEPDEVRAAYVQARTKEHREQLDAIVAGLLAKHGLRLRFDEVVHHDDNDALRQRLANPA; from the coding sequence ATGGAACCGGTCGAGATCGAGGCGAAGACCCTGATCCAGAAGTCGAAGACCCCGTCGAACGACTACGTGATCAACCCCTACACGGGGTGTGTTCTGGGCTGCGCGTACTGCTTCGCCTCCTTCGCGGGGCGGCAGTTCGGCCGGTCGGCCAAGGAGTGGGGCGACTACCTGTACGTGAAGACGAACGCGGTCGAGCTCGCCCGCAAGGAGCTGGCGAAGATGCCGGAGGACAAGCGGCGGGGCACGATGCTGCTCAGCTCGGTCACCGATCCCTACCAGGGCCACGAGACGAAGTACCGGCTCACCCGCGGCATCCTGCGCGAACTGGAGACGGTTCAGTACCCGGGCCTGGTCCGCATCCTGACCAAGTCGCCGGTCGTCACCCGTGACATCGACCTGCTCACCGGCCTGCCTCGGGCAGAGGTCGGCATGACCGTGACCACCGCGGACGACAAGGTCGGCCGCTGGCTGGAGGTACGCGCCCCGCTCGCCTCCCGCCGCCTGCGCACGCTCACGGAACTACGCGAGGCCGGCATCCCCACCTTCGCCTTCGTCGGCCCGCTCCTGCCCCACTTCGCCGCCCGGCCCGAACTCCTGGACCACCTTCTCGGTCAGCTCGTCGAAGCTGGCATCACCGAGGTGTTCATGGAGCACATCAACCTCAAGCGGTACATCCGCGAGCGCATGGACCAGGTCCTCGCCGATGAACCCGACGAGGTGCGCGCGGCGTACGTACAGGCCCGCACGAAGGAACACCGCGAACAGCTCGACGCCATCGTGGCCGGCCTACTGGCCAAGCACGGGCTGCGGCTGCGCTTCGACGAGGTCGTCCACCACGACGACAACGACGCCCTGCGGCAGAGGCTGGCCAACCCGGCGTGA
- a CDS encoding SseB family protein, protein MEISSNDNVTAEAERALTVLAENAEDGDALDTLAGSDVLVPVPDDADDEAAGDPSVVALPVIEQPGGDPLVPVFTSEVRMAELLPSVSRYRLVPLGALAAQWPTSDVSLSIDASAPHGLTLSSQGVRALLVRPHA, encoded by the coding sequence ATGGAGATTTCCTCGAACGACAACGTCACGGCGGAGGCCGAGCGAGCGCTTACCGTGCTGGCCGAGAACGCCGAGGACGGCGACGCCCTGGACACCCTGGCCGGCAGTGACGTGCTGGTCCCGGTGCCGGACGACGCCGATGACGAGGCGGCAGGTGATCCCTCCGTCGTTGCCCTGCCCGTCATCGAGCAGCCGGGCGGCGACCCGCTGGTTCCGGTGTTCACCTCCGAGGTGCGGATGGCCGAGCTGCTGCCGTCGGTGTCGCGCTACCGCCTGGTGCCGTTGGGCGCGCTTGCCGCGCAGTGGCCCACCAGCGATGTCTCGCTGAGCATCGACGCCAGTGCTCCGCACGGGCTGACGCTCAGCTCGCAGGGTGTACGCGCCCTGCTGGTACGGCCTCACGCCTGA
- a CDS encoding alpha-L-fucosidase, with the protein MPMQPWFPDAKLGIFIHYGIYAVGGAAESWSFYTGEMTHEQYMKQLDGFTASHYDPDAWAELFARVGARYAVLTARHHDGVALWDTDHRNLDVVRDTPAGRDLVTGFVDALRARDLKVGLYYSHSDWNHPDYASQRHPGPVIVPPNEYSHAEPGKEDPAAWARYLAYRDGQVGELVERFRPDVLWFDGEWERTEEQWRMGDLAELILSGNPDTILNGRMLSYGDYATPEQGTPLRAPDGPWELCLTINDSWSYRPQDRDFKSVRQLVRYFTETIGMGGNLLLGAGPREDGTIPEEQIERLEGLGAWIARHSEAVYGTVAGLPPGHHYGPSTLSADRRTLYLVCFDAPRDSVSIRGLRNPVRRATVLGTGTELGHHVTGGLDTVPGVTWIDAPAATDLDDHATVIAVELEGELDLYTGAGRL; encoded by the coding sequence ATGCCGATGCAACCCTGGTTTCCCGATGCCAAGCTGGGCATCTTCATCCACTACGGCATCTACGCCGTGGGCGGCGCCGCCGAGTCCTGGTCGTTCTACACGGGCGAGATGACGCACGAGCAGTACATGAAACAGCTCGACGGCTTCACCGCGTCGCACTACGACCCGGACGCCTGGGCGGAGTTGTTCGCCCGCGTGGGCGCGCGGTACGCGGTGCTCACCGCCCGGCACCACGACGGTGTCGCTCTCTGGGACACCGACCACCGCAACCTCGACGTGGTGCGGGACACTCCGGCGGGGCGCGACCTGGTCACCGGCTTCGTCGACGCGCTGCGCGCCCGGGACCTCAAGGTCGGCCTCTACTACTCGCACTCCGACTGGAACCACCCGGACTACGCGAGTCAGCGGCATCCCGGGCCGGTCATCGTGCCGCCCAACGAGTACTCGCACGCCGAGCCCGGCAAGGAGGATCCGGCGGCCTGGGCGCGCTATCTCGCGTACCGCGACGGCCAGGTCGGCGAACTCGTCGAGCGCTTCCGGCCCGATGTCCTCTGGTTCGACGGGGAGTGGGAGCGCACCGAGGAGCAGTGGCGGATGGGCGATCTCGCCGAGCTGATCCTCTCCGGCAACCCGGACACCATCCTCAACGGCCGCATGCTCAGCTACGGCGACTACGCCACGCCGGAGCAGGGCACCCCGCTGCGGGCCCCGGACGGCCCGTGGGAGCTGTGTCTCACGATCAACGACTCGTGGAGCTACCGACCGCAGGACCGCGACTTCAAGTCGGTGCGCCAGCTGGTGCGGTACTTCACCGAGACGATCGGCATGGGCGGCAATCTGCTGCTGGGCGCCGGACCCCGCGAGGACGGGACGATCCCCGAGGAGCAGATCGAACGCCTGGAGGGCCTCGGTGCGTGGATCGCACGGCACTCCGAAGCCGTGTACGGCACGGTCGCCGGGCTCCCTCCCGGGCACCACTACGGCCCCAGCACCCTGTCCGCCGACCGGCGCACCCTCTACCTGGTGTGCTTCGACGCCCCGCGCGACTCGGTCTCGATCCGCGGTCTGCGCAACCCGGTCCGGCGGGCCACGGTCCTCGGTACGGGCACCGAACTGGGCCACCACGTCACCGGCGGCCTCGACACCGTTCCCGGGGTGACCTGGATCGACGCGCCCGCGGCCACCGACCTGGACGACCACGCGACGGTGATCGCCGTCGAACTCGAAGGGGAGCTTGACCTCTACACGGGGGCGGGGCGCCTCTGA